In one window of Pseudoalteromonas espejiana DSM 9414 DNA:
- a CDS encoding anthranilate synthase component II, producing MLLMIDNYDSFTYNLVQYFQRLDQEVLVKRNDEISVAQIKQLNPQHIVISPGPCTPNEAGISLSVVEQLKGIYPILGICLGHQSIAQALGGKVIRAKQVMHGKTSPIVHNNKGVFTGLENPLTVCRYHSLVVEKHSLPSELAITAWSQTEQGEFDEIMGLLHTELALEGVQFHPEAILTTQGLELLANFLSRF from the coding sequence ATGCTGTTAATGATCGATAACTACGATTCGTTTACGTATAACCTAGTACAATATTTTCAGCGCTTAGACCAAGAAGTTTTGGTAAAGCGTAATGACGAAATATCTGTTGCACAAATAAAGCAACTAAACCCGCAGCATATTGTTATTTCACCTGGGCCATGTACGCCAAATGAGGCGGGCATATCACTAAGTGTGGTAGAGCAGCTTAAAGGTATTTACCCAATATTAGGCATTTGCCTTGGGCACCAAAGCATAGCGCAAGCATTAGGTGGTAAGGTTATTCGTGCAAAGCAGGTTATGCATGGTAAAACCTCACCTATTGTTCATAATAATAAGGGTGTATTTACCGGTTTAGAAAACCCACTTACGGTGTGTCGTTATCATTCGCTGGTGGTCGAAAAGCACAGCTTACCAAGTGAATTAGCCATTACCGCATGGAGTCAAACCGAACAAGGTGAGTTTGATGAAATTATGGGGTTACTGCACACGGAGCTTGCACTTGAAGGCGTGCAATTTCATCCTGAGGCTATTTTAACAACTCAAGGGCTCGAATTGCTTGCTAACTTTTTATCTCGCTTCTAA
- a CDS encoding HDOD domain-containing protein, producing MTELASQQRIATMLDQRAHDLLLGHSFAHQQIGFIHTLDIDYGKPMKQRTLLEVEVAAQQKRQQNSTAHHKYRAQASKQLHKVIETAIFKQLEDMDGVIQNTIGIEDNVATMLDILAVKSVSVGRLEPLINDSSWLGRELVSLVNLPYYRKQRSKTTSVKVDSPALALRYIGLDNLQLVIPTFAVRHWMPHSTEPFPLLKRRLRDAAMANAIAAQKIAELNDVNPIHAFTLGMLIDVGRIALVRLYLKTFEQVWQRKVQIAREAQQKNLHTALMELKPDPLFLTTLLSNKSLELSAKVIRKMAFQYLPFDHVMAQLVHGVHQSSDVFPMSEVMLKARCYSQYLNLKHHQLIEEDEVEAWFSYHQFTKNELKTLETSNFTNLAIQID from the coding sequence ATGACTGAACTTGCGTCGCAACAGCGAATAGCCACAATGCTTGACCAGCGTGCTCACGATCTGCTGCTTGGCCATAGTTTTGCACATCAACAAATAGGCTTCATACATACGTTAGACATTGATTATGGCAAACCTATGAAGCAACGTACTTTATTAGAAGTAGAAGTTGCCGCACAGCAAAAACGCCAGCAAAACAGCACCGCGCATCATAAGTACCGTGCACAAGCGAGTAAACAACTTCATAAAGTAATAGAAACAGCCATATTTAAGCAACTAGAAGATATGGATGGGGTAATTCAAAACACCATAGGTATAGAAGATAACGTGGCGACTATGCTAGATATACTCGCGGTTAAGTCGGTGTCTGTTGGGCGCTTAGAGCCATTAATAAATGACTCAAGTTGGCTTGGTCGCGAATTAGTATCATTAGTAAACCTACCTTACTACCGAAAGCAGCGCAGTAAAACCACCTCAGTTAAAGTAGACAGCCCAGCACTTGCACTGCGTTATATTGGCCTTGATAACTTACAGTTGGTAATTCCTACTTTTGCGGTGCGTCATTGGATGCCTCACAGTACAGAGCCATTTCCATTATTAAAGCGCCGCCTGCGCGATGCCGCAATGGCCAATGCAATAGCAGCGCAAAAAATTGCTGAGCTTAACGATGTAAACCCTATTCATGCTTTTACACTTGGAATGCTTATAGATGTAGGACGTATTGCCTTAGTGCGTTTGTACTTAAAAACTTTTGAGCAGGTATGGCAACGAAAAGTGCAAATAGCGCGAGAAGCACAGCAAAAAAATTTACATACGGCCTTAATGGAGCTAAAACCAGATCCTTTATTTTTAACTACCTTGCTAAGCAATAAGTCGCTTGAGTTAAGTGCTAAAGTAATCCGCAAAATGGCTTTTCAGTACTTGCCGTTTGACCATGTTATGGCGCAGCTTGTTCATGGTGTTCACCAAAGTAGCGATGTTTTCCCAATGAGCGAAGTGATGCTCAAAGCCCGATGTTATTCTCAGTATTTAAACCTTAAGCATCATCAGCTTATTGAAGAAGATGAAGTAGAAGCGTGGTTTTCGTATCATCAGTTCACTAAAAATGAACTAAAAACCCTCGAAACAAGCAATTTTACCAATCTGGCTATTCAAATTGACTAA
- a CDS encoding aspartate aminotransferase family protein produces MTVNRELFDHVMVPNYAPSSVIPVRGEGSRVWDQQGKEFVDFAGGIAVNCLGHCHPALVGALKEQGEKIWHLSNVMTNEPALRLAKKMVDATFAEKVYFANSGAEANEAALKLARRFALDKFGAEKSQIISFNKGFHGRTFFTVTVGGQAAYSDGFGPKPGDIVHCDYNDLAAFEALISDKTCAVMMEPLQGEGGIVSPTDEFAQGVRELCTKHNALLIFDEVQTGVGRTGELYAYQGLNVVPDILTSAKALGGGFPIGAMLTTTEIAQHLKVGTHGSTYGGNPLACAVAEAAFDTVNTPEVLVGVKEKAALFNELLAAVNEKYNVFSEIRGQGLLIGAVVNEQYKGRAKEFLVAGTEQGLMSLVAGADVVRFTPSLVITEADIREGMARFEKAVASVVNA; encoded by the coding sequence ATGACAGTAAATCGCGAATTATTTGATCACGTAATGGTTCCTAACTACGCACCTTCAAGTGTAATTCCTGTTCGAGGCGAAGGCTCTCGCGTATGGGATCAACAAGGCAAAGAGTTTGTTGATTTTGCCGGCGGTATTGCTGTTAACTGTCTTGGTCATTGCCACCCTGCATTGGTAGGTGCATTAAAAGAGCAAGGCGAAAAAATTTGGCACCTTTCAAACGTAATGACTAATGAACCTGCGCTTCGTTTAGCTAAAAAAATGGTTGATGCCACCTTTGCTGAAAAAGTGTACTTTGCCAATTCTGGCGCAGAAGCAAACGAAGCCGCACTTAAATTAGCGCGTCGTTTTGCACTTGATAAATTTGGCGCAGAAAAATCGCAAATTATCTCATTTAACAAAGGCTTCCACGGCCGTACTTTCTTTACCGTAACCGTAGGCGGACAAGCTGCATACTCAGATGGTTTTGGTCCTAAGCCTGGCGACATTGTACATTGTGATTACAATGACCTAGCTGCTTTTGAAGCGCTAATTAGCGACAAAACATGTGCAGTAATGATGGAGCCACTACAAGGTGAAGGCGGTATTGTTTCGCCAACTGACGAATTTGCACAAGGCGTGCGCGAGTTATGTACTAAGCACAACGCACTGCTTATTTTTGATGAAGTGCAAACAGGTGTTGGCCGTACTGGCGAGCTATACGCATACCAAGGTTTAAACGTAGTGCCTGATATTTTAACATCGGCTAAAGCATTAGGCGGTGGTTTCCCTATCGGCGCAATGCTTACTACAACTGAGATTGCACAGCATCTTAAAGTAGGTACTCACGGTTCTACATACGGTGGTAACCCACTAGCATGTGCAGTTGCAGAAGCTGCATTTGATACTGTAAATACACCTGAAGTACTTGTTGGCGTAAAAGAAAAAGCAGCGTTATTTAACGAGCTACTTGCAGCGGTAAACGAAAAATACAACGTATTTAGCGAAATCCGCGGCCAAGGTTTATTAATTGGTGCAGTAGTAAACGAGCAATACAAAGGCCGTGCTAAAGAGTTTTTAGTAGCGGGTACTGAGCAAGGCTTAATGTCACTTGTTGCAGGCGCTGATGTTGTTCGTTTTACACCTTCATTAGTTATTACCGAAGCGGACATTCGCGAAGGTATGGCACGTTTTGAAAAAGCAGTAGCAAGCGTAGTAAACGCATAA
- the astA gene encoding arginine N-succinyltransferase: MMILRPIQQNDYAALLKIAHESGHGFTSLPLNEELLQKKIDHSVSSFAKQTSQPGDEGYLFVLEDTETGEVVGTSAIEAAVGLDDAFYHYHLSKVIHSSRTLDVYKAVDILTLCNDYTGATELCTLFLKDGYRKNCNGKLLSKARFMFIKQHEQRFAQTVIAEMRGVSDENGSSPFWQWLEEHFFSMDFPTADYLTGIGQKVFIAELMPKYPIYVNLLSKDAQAVIGKVHDNTRPAIELLKNEGFTFNGYVDIFDAGPTVEAKVDNIATIRNAKDFKVEIGEASGDTMVLLANGKLEAYRATVAALSFDERASSLILSQEIADALQLQSGDTVSATPV, translated from the coding sequence ATGATGATCCTTCGCCCAATCCAGCAAAATGATTACGCAGCGTTATTAAAAATAGCCCACGAATCGGGCCATGGCTTTACGTCTTTGCCGTTAAACGAAGAGTTACTGCAAAAGAAAATTGACCATTCTGTAAGCTCATTTGCTAAACAAACGTCACAACCTGGTGACGAAGGCTACCTGTTTGTTCTTGAAGATACCGAAACCGGTGAAGTAGTGGGTACTTCAGCTATTGAAGCTGCAGTAGGGCTTGATGATGCGTTTTATCATTACCACTTAAGTAAAGTGATTCATTCATCACGCACGCTAGATGTATACAAAGCGGTTGATATTTTAACCCTATGTAACGACTACACCGGTGCAACAGAACTATGTACCTTATTTTTGAAAGATGGCTACCGTAAAAACTGTAACGGTAAGTTACTTTCAAAAGCGCGCTTTATGTTTATAAAACAGCATGAACAGCGTTTTGCACAAACAGTAATAGCAGAAATGCGTGGCGTGTCTGACGAAAACGGCAGCAGCCCGTTTTGGCAGTGGCTAGAAGAGCACTTTTTCTCAATGGACTTTCCAACAGCTGACTACCTTACAGGTATTGGCCAAAAAGTGTTTATTGCCGAACTTATGCCAAAATACCCAATTTACGTAAACTTGCTAAGCAAAGATGCGCAAGCGGTGATTGGTAAAGTACACGACAACACGCGCCCAGCTATTGAGCTATTAAAAAATGAAGGTTTTACCTTCAATGGTTACGTCGATATTTTTGATGCTGGTCCAACAGTAGAAGCAAAAGTAGATAACATCGCCACTATTCGTAATGCGAAAGACTTTAAAGTAGAAATAGGCGAAGCGTCGGGCGATACCATGGTATTGCTGGCTAATGGTAAGTTAGAAGCTTATCGCGCAACAGTTGCTGCACTGAGCTTTGATGAGCGTGCAAGCAGCCTTATTTTATCGCAAGAAATAGCCGATGCACTACAACTGCAATCTGGCGACACAGTAAGCGCAACCCCAGTTTAA
- the astD gene encoding succinylglutamate-semialdehyde dehydrogenase — translation MTHPAQFINGQWSQGQGTAFNSVNPANNDVIWQASSATAEQVDTAVNSAREAFYAWADKSFSERLEIVKTFAATLKEHSEELAIAIAQETGKPLWETRTEAGAMVGKITISEKAFLERTGDVENAMPLGRAMIRHKPHGVVAVFGPYNFPGHLPNGHIVPALLAGNTVVFKPSELTPMVAELTLKLWEKAGLPAGVINLVQGEVETGKALAAHKGIDGLFFTGSSRTGHILHEQFAGQPGKILALEMGGNNPLIIKDVADTKAAVHDIIQSAFISSGQRCTCARKVFLPKGQQGDDILARLITATKAIKVGNYDDADQPFMGSMISSAAAAGMVKAQNELVELGGEVLVELEHTANTGFVTPGIIECSAIGDFPDEEHFGPLLKVFRFDDFDQAIDKANDTSFGLSAGLLSDSQADYDHFLRRIRAGIVNWNRPITGASSAAPFGGIGASGNHRASAYYAADYCAYPVASVELEKVAMPATLSPGLKID, via the coding sequence ATGACTCATCCTGCACAATTTATTAATGGTCAGTGGTCACAAGGCCAAGGCACCGCTTTTAATTCAGTAAACCCTGCTAACAACGATGTTATTTGGCAGGCATCATCAGCAACCGCTGAGCAAGTAGATACGGCTGTAAATTCAGCGCGTGAAGCGTTTTACGCATGGGCAGATAAAAGCTTTAGCGAGCGCTTAGAGATAGTAAAAACCTTTGCTGCAACTCTAAAAGAGCACAGCGAAGAACTTGCCATTGCGATTGCTCAAGAAACAGGTAAGCCACTGTGGGAAACGCGCACAGAAGCAGGCGCTATGGTGGGTAAAATTACCATTTCTGAAAAAGCATTTTTAGAGCGCACTGGCGATGTTGAAAACGCCATGCCACTTGGACGCGCTATGATCCGCCACAAGCCACACGGTGTTGTAGCAGTATTTGGCCCGTATAACTTCCCTGGGCACTTACCTAACGGTCACATTGTACCTGCGCTTTTAGCCGGTAATACAGTGGTATTTAAACCATCAGAGCTAACGCCAATGGTTGCTGAGCTTACGCTTAAACTATGGGAAAAAGCCGGTTTACCAGCAGGTGTAATTAACCTAGTGCAAGGTGAAGTAGAAACAGGCAAAGCCCTTGCTGCTCATAAAGGCATTGATGGCTTATTCTTTACCGGTTCTTCGCGCACGGGTCATATTTTACATGAGCAGTTTGCAGGCCAGCCAGGTAAAATTTTAGCGCTAGAAATGGGTGGTAATAACCCACTTATTATTAAAGATGTAGCAGATACTAAAGCTGCAGTACACGATATTATTCAATCGGCGTTTATCTCAAGCGGCCAACGTTGTACCTGTGCACGTAAAGTATTTTTACCTAAAGGCCAACAGGGCGATGATATTTTAGCGCGCCTTATTACTGCTACTAAAGCGATTAAAGTAGGCAACTACGATGATGCAGACCAGCCATTTATGGGCTCTATGATCTCATCTGCGGCTGCAGCAGGCATGGTTAAAGCACAGAATGAGCTTGTAGAACTTGGTGGTGAAGTACTGGTAGAGCTTGAGCACACAGCAAATACCGGTTTTGTAACGCCAGGTATTATTGAGTGTTCAGCAATTGGCGACTTCCCAGATGAAGAGCATTTTGGCCCGTTATTAAAAGTGTTCCGCTTTGACGACTTTGACCAAGCAATCGATAAAGCAAACGACACAAGCTTTGGTTTATCAGCAGGCTTACTCAGTGACAGCCAAGCCGATTACGATCACTTTTTACGTCGTATTCGTGCTGGTATTGTTAACTGGAACCGCCCAATTACTGGCGCATCAAGCGCAGCCCCATTTGGTGGTATTGGTGCGTCGGGTAATCACAGAGCAAGTGCGTATTACGCAGCCGATTACTGTGCATACCCAGTTGCCTCGGTTGAGCTTGAAAAAGTAGCAATGCCAGCAACACTAAGCCCAGGCTTAAAAATAGATTAA
- a CDS encoding DUF3802 family protein: MVLDRQGYDDLIMYLTQNLALFEKPGEIKPGAPTVMELIEDVIAQNVMLICEQHTNLNTEQRSQIVREVDGIVYDLQEVLSSITSQPVTVEQHAFIDEFAGLIKNLFDNAVSHAS, translated from the coding sequence ATGGTTTTAGACAGGCAAGGGTACGATGACTTGATCATGTATCTAACTCAAAATTTAGCCTTATTTGAGAAGCCAGGCGAAATCAAACCCGGTGCGCCAACGGTAATGGAGCTCATAGAAGACGTAATAGCGCAAAACGTTATGCTAATTTGTGAACAACATACAAATTTAAACACCGAACAGCGTAGCCAAATTGTGCGCGAAGTTGACGGTATAGTGTACGACTTGCAAGAAGTGCTTAGCAGCATAACCTCGCAACCTGTAACGGTTGAGCAACACGCTTTTATAGATGAGTTCGCAGGGCTTATTAAAAACCTTTTTGATAACGCGGTATCTCACGCTTCTTAA
- a CDS encoding OsmC family protein produces MQANVKWVEGDTFIGRSNSNHNIVFDAGSDSAAPSPMEMVLMSVGCCSSVDVVSILKKAKQDFSDVQVQLSSERAETAPRVFTKINLHFVVKGNNVSEKHLARAVSLSAEKYCSVALMLDKTVEITHSHEVVQDQVK; encoded by the coding sequence ATGCAAGCAAATGTAAAATGGGTTGAAGGCGATACCTTTATTGGCCGTTCTAATTCTAATCATAATATCGTTTTTGATGCCGGAAGCGACAGCGCCGCACCTAGCCCAATGGAAATGGTGTTAATGTCGGTTGGGTGTTGTTCGTCGGTTGACGTGGTAAGTATTTTAAAAAAAGCCAAACAAGACTTTTCTGACGTGCAAGTGCAGTTAAGCTCTGAGCGCGCCGAAACAGCGCCTCGTGTATTTACTAAAATTAATTTACACTTTGTTGTTAAAGGCAATAATGTGTCGGAAAAACACCTCGCACGTGCGGTTTCGCTTTCTGCTGAAAAGTATTGTTCAGTTGCTTTAATGCTTGATAAAACAGTAGAAATTACCCACAGCCACGAAGTTGTGCAAGATCAGGTAAAATAA
- the speD gene encoding adenosylmethionine decarboxylase, producing MNKPFDKLKLHGFNNLTKSLSFSIYDICYAKTEQQRKEYIEYIDEQYSADRLTDILGDVVDIIGANILNVARQDYEPQGASVTILVSEEPVEEQQNYDADEAPGPLPDSVVAHLDKSHICVHTYPEAHPDDGICTFRADIEVSTCGIISPLKALNFLIHSLESDVVTIDYRVRGFTRDINGVKHYIDHAINSIQNFMTEDTKEAYQMMDVNVYQENLFHTKMMLKETDLNTYLFGLSTDELSDEEEEEIRSKLTREMQEIFYGRNLPDAE from the coding sequence ATGAACAAACCCTTCGATAAACTTAAACTTCATGGCTTTAATAATTTAACCAAAAGTTTAAGCTTTAGTATTTACGACATTTGCTACGCAAAGACCGAGCAACAACGTAAAGAATATATTGAATATATCGACGAGCAGTACAGTGCAGATAGACTAACCGACATACTAGGTGACGTTGTTGATATTATTGGTGCCAACATTTTAAATGTGGCGCGCCAAGACTATGAACCACAAGGCGCAAGTGTGACTATTTTGGTTTCGGAAGAGCCGGTAGAAGAGCAGCAAAATTACGATGCTGACGAAGCACCAGGCCCACTTCCTGATTCAGTGGTTGCGCACCTAGATAAAAGCCACATTTGTGTACATACCTACCCAGAGGCTCACCCTGATGATGGTATTTGTACATTCCGTGCCGATATTGAAGTATCTACCTGTGGCATTATTTCGCCACTTAAAGCGTTAAACTTCTTAATTCATAGCCTTGAGTCAGACGTAGTAACGATTGATTACCGTGTACGTGGTTTTACCCGCGACATAAACGGTGTTAAACACTACATTGACCATGCTATCAACTCTATTCAAAACTTCATGACAGAAGATACTAAAGAAGCGTACCAAATGATGGACGTGAACGTGTATCAAGAAAACCTGTTCCATACCAAAATGATGTTAAAAGAAACCGACTTAAATACCTATTTATTCGGCCTTTCTACTGATGAGTTATCGGATGAAGAAGAAGAAGAGATTCGCTCTAAACTAACCCGCGAAATGCAGGAAATATTCTACGGTCGTAACCTACCAGACGCAGAATAA
- a CDS encoding aromatic amino acid transport family protein — MTPSQDATLSNASSTGEHTPTSKWNLHDTQWTLSLFGTAVGAGILFLPINIGIGGFWPLIIMACLAFPMTFLAHRGLARFVLSSKNKDSDFTDVVEEHFGVTAGRLISLLYFLSIFPILLIYGVGLTNTVDSFMVNQMGLESPSRVLLSGVLVAGMISLMMGGERLMLRAFAILVYPLVGILFCLSIYLIPSWQMPDMSFPEAGSFTKTLWLSIPIIVFSFSHAAAISSFVNVQRGHYGNQATNKAEAILKRTSLLLIVFVLLFVFSCVLSLTGEQMAAAKAANVSILSYLANITSNSYIATLGPLVAFIAITSSFLGHFLGARESFTGLVTKQTSLSAKVADKIGVLIMFFAIWFCAVKNPSILDMMDQLSGPIIAMILFIMPMIAVYKVPALSKYRNRLSTLFILAVGSLAVCALIYSMLN; from the coding sequence ATGACACCATCACAAGATGCAACGCTTTCAAATGCATCATCAACAGGTGAACACACACCGACTTCTAAATGGAACCTGCACGATACGCAGTGGACGTTAAGCCTTTTTGGCACCGCAGTAGGTGCCGGTATTTTATTTTTACCTATTAACATTGGTATAGGTGGTTTTTGGCCACTGATTATTATGGCGTGTTTAGCGTTTCCGATGACCTTTTTAGCGCACCGTGGCTTAGCCCGCTTTGTGCTTTCGTCTAAAAATAAAGATTCAGATTTTACCGATGTTGTTGAGGAGCACTTTGGTGTAACGGCGGGCAGGTTAATCTCTTTATTATACTTTTTATCTATATTCCCAATTTTGCTTATTTACGGCGTTGGTTTAACCAATACGGTTGATAGCTTTATGGTGAACCAAATGGGGCTTGAGTCACCTTCTCGCGTGCTGCTTTCGGGCGTATTAGTAGCGGGTATGATAAGCCTTATGATGGGTGGCGAGCGTTTAATGCTGCGTGCCTTTGCTATTTTGGTTTACCCATTGGTCGGTATTTTATTTTGCTTATCGATATATTTAATTCCGAGCTGGCAAATGCCAGATATGAGCTTTCCTGAGGCGGGCAGCTTTACTAAAACACTGTGGTTATCTATTCCTATTATTGTGTTTTCGTTTAGCCATGCGGCGGCTATTTCAAGCTTTGTGAACGTACAGCGTGGGCATTATGGCAATCAGGCCACTAACAAGGCTGAGGCCATTTTAAAGCGCACTAGCTTGTTACTTATTGTATTTGTACTGCTGTTTGTATTTTCGTGCGTACTATCACTGACTGGCGAGCAAATGGCGGCAGCTAAAGCAGCGAACGTATCGATTTTATCCTACCTTGCTAACATCACCAGTAATTCGTATATCGCCACTCTTGGACCACTGGTTGCGTTTATAGCTATTACCTCATCGTTTTTAGGGCACTTTTTAGGCGCTCGCGAAAGCTTTACCGGTTTGGTTACTAAACAAACGAGCTTAAGCGCCAAAGTAGCCGACAAAATTGGTGTACTCATTATGTTTTTTGCTATTTGGTTTTGTGCGGTTAAAAACCCGAGCATTTTAGACATGATGGATCAGCTATCTGGCCCTATCATCGCGATGATTTTATTTATTATGCCTATGATTGCCGTGTACAAAGTGCCTGCACTGAGTAAGTACCGCAATCGCTTAAGTACCTTGTTTATTCTTGCTGTTGGCTCTTTAGCCGTATGTGCGCTTATTTACAGTATGCTTAATTAA
- a CDS encoding alpha/beta fold hydrolase, protein MSKDILFHTIFPHETSKTWVVFVHGAGGSSAIWFRQLKAYKKEYNVLLLDLRGHGKSNNLVQNFVDNNYSFNKVSKDIIDVLDHNNIPSAHFVGISLGTILIRNIAEIAPQYVSSMVLGGAVTRFNTRSNTLVYLGNTFKHFLPYMWLYRLFAFIMMPKKRHKESRLLFVREAKRLCQKEFIKWFELAMDVNPLMQYFKEKDIDIPILYIMGKEDHMFLGPVKEMVKRHKNSVLQTIHQCGHVCNVERPDLFNQHSLAFIAQQNR, encoded by the coding sequence ATGAGCAAAGACATTCTTTTTCATACTATTTTCCCACACGAAACCAGTAAAACATGGGTTGTATTTGTTCATGGTGCAGGTGGTAGTTCGGCAATTTGGTTTCGCCAACTTAAAGCCTATAAAAAAGAATATAATGTATTGTTGCTCGATCTTCGTGGTCACGGTAAATCGAATAACTTAGTGCAAAACTTTGTAGATAATAATTACTCGTTTAATAAGGTCTCTAAAGACATTATCGATGTGCTAGATCATAACAACATTCCCAGTGCACACTTTGTTGGTATTTCATTGGGCACTATTCTTATTCGCAATATTGCTGAAATTGCGCCGCAATATGTTTCTAGCATGGTGCTAGGTGGCGCGGTTACTCGCTTTAATACGCGCAGTAATACGCTGGTTTATTTAGGGAATACTTTTAAACACTTCTTGCCCTATATGTGGCTGTATCGCTTATTTGCTTTTATCATGATGCCGAAAAAACGCCATAAAGAATCTCGACTTTTGTTTGTTCGTGAAGCAAAGCGCTTATGCCAAAAAGAGTTTATAAAGTGGTTTGAATTAGCCATGGACGTAAACCCTTTAATGCAGTACTTCAAAGAAAAAGACATTGATATACCCATCCTTTACATTATGGGTAAAGAAGATCACATGTTCCTTGGCCCTGTTAAAGAAATGGTAAAGCGTCATAAAAATAGCGTACTGCAAACTATTCACCAATGTGGCCATGTTTGTAATGTAGAACGCCCAGACTTATTCAACCAGCACTCGCTTGCTTTTATCGCCCAGCAAAACCGTTAA
- a CDS encoding abortive infection system antitoxin AbiGi family protein — translation MKDILLNGFWPRFCLEDVKWYSSNDAQAAYPIVCFCDIPLSRVDEHVDFYGNFGLGVTKEWARLNRLSPVIYLNEGSAQQLALKKLFGENLKDKQFYCGAGDDINTIMTHVKPIEGKMFINGQFISKEFHQENEWRFAVNGKSSELKIAPFLYEHQFKNLKVLEAENLKAKNTYSLKITPSDIKYLFVKADADIPDLINFIQTELDHYTSSEIKILMSRVVSLETIRGDL, via the coding sequence TTGAAAGATATATTATTAAATGGATTCTGGCCTCGTTTCTGCCTAGAAGATGTAAAATGGTATAGCTCGAATGATGCTCAAGCTGCTTATCCTATTGTCTGTTTTTGTGATATTCCTCTTTCTAGAGTTGATGAACATGTAGATTTTTATGGTAATTTTGGTCTAGGTGTAACGAAGGAATGGGCAAGATTGAATAGGTTATCACCAGTTATTTATCTAAATGAGGGTAGTGCTCAACAATTAGCCTTAAAAAAATTGTTTGGAGAAAATTTAAAAGATAAGCAGTTTTATTGTGGCGCAGGTGATGACATAAATACTATTATGACACATGTGAAGCCTATAGAAGGTAAAATGTTTATCAATGGGCAATTTATATCCAAAGAGTTCCACCAAGAAAATGAATGGAGATTTGCAGTAAATGGAAAGAGTTCAGAGTTAAAAATCGCCCCTTTTCTTTACGAGCATCAGTTTAAGAATTTAAAAGTATTGGAGGCTGAAAACCTAAAGGCTAAAAATACATACAGCCTAAAAATCACCCCTTCTGATATTAAATATCTTTTTGTTAAGGCTGATGCAGATATTCCTGATTTAATCAACTTCATACAAACTGAACTAGATCATTACACTAGTTCGGAAATAAAGATATTAATGTCCAGAGTTGTGTCGTTAGAGACTATTAGAGGTGATCTTTAG
- the cysQ gene encoding 3'(2'),5'-bisphosphate nucleotidase CysQ, whose protein sequence is MNQTELLEETLILARKAGNAIMGIYEKDFNVEYKADESPVTDADLAAHKVIVAGLKQLNPDIPILSEESADISWDIRQTWKSYWLVDPIDGTKEFIKKNGEFTVNIALIENGKPVLAVVDAPALGVSYLASNDIGAFKDKGDERIELKVTTKPNKGLIRVVGSRSHPSPDLAEFVKRFDDVEMVSKGSSLKLCLVAEGSADIYPRLGPTCEWDTGAGHAIAEIAGAKVTKLDGSPLLYNTKDEYLNPYFIVSALEG, encoded by the coding sequence ATGAACCAAACCGAGCTACTAGAAGAAACCCTCATCCTTGCCCGCAAAGCAGGCAACGCCATAATGGGGATTTACGAAAAGGACTTTAACGTTGAATACAAAGCCGATGAAAGCCCAGTAACCGACGCCGACTTAGCAGCTCATAAAGTGATTGTGGCAGGGTTAAAACAGCTCAATCCCGACATACCTATACTTAGCGAAGAAAGCGCTGATATAAGCTGGGATATTCGCCAAACCTGGAAAAGCTACTGGTTAGTAGATCCCATCGACGGCACTAAAGAGTTTATTAAAAAGAACGGCGAGTTTACCGTAAACATAGCCCTAATCGAAAACGGCAAACCTGTGCTTGCTGTAGTTGATGCACCCGCACTTGGCGTATCGTACTTAGCCAGTAACGACATTGGCGCGTTTAAAGACAAAGGCGATGAGCGTATTGAGCTTAAAGTAACCACCAAGCCTAACAAAGGATTAATACGTGTTGTAGGTAGCCGCTCGCACCCGTCACCTGATTTAGCCGAGTTTGTAAAACGCTTTGACGACGTTGAAATGGTCTCAAAAGGCAGCTCACTAAAACTATGTTTAGTGGCTGAAGGCAGCGCCGATATTTACCCGCGCTTAGGCCCAACGTGTGAATGGGATACAGGTGCAGGCCATGCAATCGCCGAAATAGCCGGTGCTAAAGTCACTAAGCTAGATGGCAGCCCTCTTTTGTATAACACCAAAGATGAGTACTTGAATCCGTATTTTATTGTTTCGGCTTTAGAGGGATAA